ACTGCGAGGAAGCCCTGCTACGCGAACTGGTACTTAAGCTGCGATCCGTGACCTTTCTGCCGGGTGATTTCGTCTGCCGTAAGGGCGAGGTCGGCAAGGAGATGTACATCGTGAAGACGGGTCAGGTACAGGTAATGGGTGGTGCTCGTAACGATGTCGTTCTGGCCACACTGTACGAGGGCTCGGTGTTTGGCGAGATCAGTCTGCTGGCGATTAACGGAGCGGAAGGAAATCGCCGTACGGCCGATGTACGATCAAAGGGTTTCTCAAATCTCTTCGTGCTGTCGAAATCGGACCTAAACGAAGCGATCGTCTACTATCCTAACGCACAGGCGATCCTGAAGAAACGTGCTAAGAGCTTGATGCGTAAGAACGCGGCTAGGGAGAAGGCTGAATCACAGCAGAGCATCGACACGAAGTGCAGTGACGCCGACGTGGTTATTCGCAACCCACAGGATCCGACTTCACCGAAACTGCTGAAAACCGTCATCCAAGCGTTACCGCGTGAATCCGCCGCGGTACAATTGTTAATGCAGGGCTTTAAATCAATCGATCCACCACGAGAAGAgcacagcgaagcgaaggtcgatgatgatgccgccaaGGAgattccggatccggatgataCGGCTTCGATGCGAAGCGTTGAGTTGAGACACACCACCGAGGTACAGATTGAGAATGAGAAGAACGTAGAGCTACCGTGCGATCTGGTGTACAGCATCAAGAAGGAACTAATGGAGAACAACAGCTACATCAATCTGACCGATACGGAGAAGTATAAGCTACTGCATGAACTGTCGAAGGACGAgtacgaccagcagcagcagcagcagcagcagcaacagcaacaacaaaagtcCCCCGTTTAATCTTCTCTATTGTGAATGCTATTCCAACCAACCTACTAGTATCCAGTGTGTTTGATATCTTTCCATCATCAATCTTCTGCTGTTACTTGTTAACAAATGATCGTTTACCCACTTACCGCATCTTCGTGATCACGCTTCGTATAGTATCCACAGAAAAGCCTTTAATCCCTCTCTAGGGAGCAACACACGAGGAGAATTCAAATGGGCACAACAGACCTTCCCGCTCATTCAAGGTAGCATGAGGCGCTTCAATATCGACCTACTGCTACCACCCACCCGCAGGCCTATCATTAACTGCTTGCCGTAAGCATGTCGCGGCTGATCGATGGTGGTTTGAGGATCGTAAAATCAATGTTAAGGTTGAGGTAATCCACTTCACCTCCACGGTCCCATCGGTGGCAAGTGTTCGGTCGTGTGTCGCGTGCTCTGCGTAATGGCACGGGTATACCTAGTTTGATTGTTGTTCGTTGGTATTGCTGGATGAGATCATATTACCGTGCGACTATGGCGTAAACGTGATCAGGCACGCGTACCAGGCAATGGTGCCGGTAAGAGGAGGTTACTCGTAACGCTGTTTCAGTAGTTGAGCCTTCACTTGTGCCAGGATAAGTAAGAATAAAGAAATGTGTTAGATTTGTATTGATGTTTATCTACAAACGATCTGTGTTGTAAACCCGTTTCTCATTTCATGGCTTCTAATCTCTTAATTGTGGATTCCTCTACTTTCCCGTTCCATCCCCTTCGGTGGGTGTAGGCTGTTTACGATCAATTAGCGACGAAACAAACATTGAACGTAAACAGCGTCGTCGTTTGCTGGAGCAAACTGAAAACCAGTTCCAACGGCAGTTCCGCTGAGAAAAATCAACGGACGGTCATAAATCATCAGGACGTTGGTTTGCAGTCAGGCACACATCAAGGAGGAAGGGGTCAATCGGTGGTTGTTGGGATTTGGAATTATTATACGGTTGATGACGTCCCTGGGGAGCGATGATGGCCATATGCATGCAGTCCACTGTAGGCTGGAGTAAAGATTAGGATTggaaattggtttttgtttgccaaTGAATAGCCTGGTTTTGAAACGAACCCTTGAGTCCATGATCCGCATCAGTCACTTTGTCCGGCTAAGGCTGCGACTCATACCCATAGTGGAGAGGCTGGAATCACAGCTTATCTGGGTTGGCTCCCATAGCGATCGGCTCAGTTTAAACTGGTCCTTTAGCGAGCGAAGATCATCGTCCATTCGATTCCAGCAGAATATTCAATACAAAATGAGTACGATCGGAGTTTGAAGaataaattaatataaaaATTGATCCGAACCTTTTTATTGCCTTCCAACAGCTAAGATCGCTATCCTTGCCTTGTGCCTAGCTGCCGTGCTAGTTGCAGTGGAGTGTTCTTGTAAGTTTCGAGTGCCAGTTCCCTAGAAGTAGTGCAACCACTCTGTTATATCAACTGTTATGTCATTTTGCTTCACACCTTAGCCACTGGCGATTGCCCAGCTGCTTCGAAGGTGTCGTCCTGTTCCCCCAAGTGCCTGACCGACCGCGATTGCTCATCGACTGGTGGTAAGTGCTGCTCTAATGGCTGCAATCTGAAGTCGTGCGTCGAACGTACGAAACTGGTACAGGGTGGCGATAAGTGTAAGTAACCCAAGGACCTCCCATCGTTGTTCCTATCGCAAAATGGTAATTTAATGACTTTGCGATCGTGACATACAGATTCTTCCGGTTCGGGCTCGTACTGCGGTAGCACCAAGTGTAGTTCGTTCGAGAAATGTGGCGTTGATCCGTCCACCAAGCGTCCGAAGTGTGTTCGTGCCTAGATGCTGATGATTTCCGATAATCTTACAATCCTTCCCAATAAACGAAAATATTATCATCGCTTTTTATGTTCAACATTTTTGCATCGAGACTGGCTTTGCTCTGAACCAACAGATTTCTTGCTGTGATTCATCCAGGTATGGTATTACCTGGCTGATATTCGTTATCCATGATCTTAAGCCAACCTGTTCTTCAAGGCCATGTGCCACGAGCCGTCAGTGGTGAAGAAGCTAGAGCCGCGGTTTATCTTGTAGGGAGGCTTTAGTTTAAGCTGGTCCTTTAGCAAGCGAAGAGCGTCGCTGATTCGATTTAAACAGTGTATTCAACAGTGAGGCATAGTGATCATTCGGGTAGGCGTTCACCTCAGAATGAGTACGATCGGACATCATCTGTCGAGAAATTTTATAATCATCCGAATTCTTTTGTTACTTTCGAACAGCTAAAATCGTAACATATCAGCTAGTCAGTCTAGCCATCATGCTAGTTGCGGTGGAATGTTCTTGTAAGTTAAAGGTGCCAGCTACGCATTAGCTCAGCCTCTCTGTTAACATTCTATCACACACTCGGTATGTCGTCTCGTATCACGCTACAGCCACTGCTGAATGTCCAACGCCATCCACGGTGGCGACCTGTACGCCCAAGTGTTCCACCGATCAGGATTGCGTATCGATCCAGGGTAAGTGCTGCGCCAACGGTTGTAATCAGAAGTCGTGCATTGAGTATACCAAGCTGGCAAACCCCGATAAGTGTAAGTAATCAAACGACCTACTTCTTCTCATCGCAAAATGGCGAATTAATAACTTTGTCTTGCCGCTGGATTTCCATTGCGTTCCTCCCAGTTACTTCTGATGTGGGCACGTATTGCGGTAACATCAAATGTAATCCGTTCGAAAAAtgtgaaatcgatcgagcCACTAAGCGTCAGAAGTGTGTTCGTGCCTAGCTGCTGATGATTCGGATGACTTTACCATGCTTTCAAATAAATGATAATCTTATATTCGCTCTTTATGAAAATACCGCGAAACTTTACTATTCAACCACAAGCATAAATCTTAAGTTATTCGTATGACCATCACACAGTGACACACAATAGTAAACCTCACTTCTTACCTACCAGCGATACCTCAGTTTTTAAAGTTCAGTTTCGGACAATATACTGTGAGCGCTGGGTCTCAACCTCAGACAGGAAGCACAAGTCTTGTACGGAGCATCAGCCTTAATCGATTCAGATAAATAACATTTATGAATTTACTGGGTGCGCTCTGTATTGGGGCGCAGTCACGAAGCCCTTAGTTAGCCCCCTCTACTGCTCCTCACTGTCCCCTTCCgcttcctcttcgtcctctgctgctgccgccgcttcatcttcatcctcgtcCGATGCAGACTTCCGTTGCGGTTTCGCAATATCATCGGCAGTGATGGAATATGATCCGGTCAGCGATGATGACACGTCGGCCTTACCGTTCGGGTCAACCTGTGGTCCATTACCGATCGGGATGCTAAGCTCCTTGACCACACGGTAGCCCTTATCGTCCGCTTCGTAGTGTACGGTACGCTTGAAAAATCCATCGCTATACGAGTAGTAACCCTTCAGCGAGAGCCCATTACGTTCCTCCTTGCGCTGGATCGAGTGATCGTTGATCGTATCGTTCACCGAGGTGTCGTACGCGTACTGGGCCGATTTGGCCTGTATCTGCTCCAgcgtttcttcgctttcgtccgtgtgctgctggtctTCGGTCCCCGCAGCAGGCTGCTGCTTAGACGCTTCCACGAGCTGCTCAGCGCGAGCCTTCAGCGCTGATAGCTTCTCGTACGGTTTCTTCTGTGGTGCACCGTGTATTACGCTCGTCAGCACTAGTAGCACTACAAGCACAACCTTGGCTGCACCATTCTTCACCATGAAACGAGCCATATTTGTTACTTCACTTTTGCTACAAATCGCGAGCACCGATGATGCGTTCCGGTGTTATGTTAAACTCAAACTAACGTCTTCACCAACCATGGTCTGACCTATTTATAATGCATCTTCCGGATcggaccacgaccaccgtgTCCATCTTTCTTGTGGACCACGACTGAGCCACGATCACCGTCCGTGCTGGTCGCGTGAACCAGTTTATGCAGAGCAGAACAAGTTTCGCTTTCTGCGAAACTGCACGCCTCCAGTGTTTCCCGAGAACAACAGGTTCGATGAACCAGATCGTTTGGGGCGATCTGCTTCGTTCTCACCAGCTGCCCCCAAGCTTCGACCCAAGCTGACCCGACCCGTGATCATCGTCAACGTCGTGCGTGGCGGTTCGTGATGGTCAAGGACACTCGTCTCAACCGTCGTCGACGATTGGTTTCTTATCACTATCTCGTGGTGAGTCTAGACCCTCGTAGTCGGAGTCGTTGTGCGAATAAATTATCATTCATTGGCAGAAGACGAGCCAACGTTTCTTGTACACGTTGGATCGAAGATCAGTTCTTTACGAAACACCTTTGCAGGACCTTTTGGCATTTTGGAGCATTTCGGGAAACAAAGCTCCAAAAAGCCATAGAAATCGCACACCCATCAATCGTGCCCCCAAAAGTCCGTGTGTGAAGGCTCTCTAATGGCATGGTTTAAAGATACAGCTGTCTGCTGTCGACGGACAGGATAGTGAACAGCCGGAGTAGCAAGAGCGCGAACTGTTTGAATTCAAAGTAAGTCAAGGCAAAAGCGAACGGAGCTCGGTTAAGAAATCAGACATTACGATGCTCGTTTGGTCAAACGGTTTGGTGAACGTGAGGCAGATGAAAGTAGAAGAATATGCAAATGTGCTGGAAACCAATTAACAAACCTATGGCAACCGTCCACCAGAACTCGTAGCATTCTTGGCGTTAAAATGCTTCGAAAGCACAGCCCTACACCCGGTGATCCTTCTCGCATGTTCAAGGGCAAAAGGTCTTTTCACCAAAATTAGCAATCTCACTGCTTCATCGTGTGCCAGAAGACTATACGATTGCGTGCTTCCTTATTACAGGTAATTGAATTGTCTGCATAATGCCGATCTTGCGTGTCACGAGGATCAGTGTCGTTGGGAtgattgaataaaaatgcaaggCATTATGCAAATTGCTGGCCATACTAAAACATAATTGGTCCCCCCTTTGGAATAATGTTCTGAGAGCTGCCAGAGCTGCTGTGCCATGTGCAGAgggtgaaaaagaaaatatgttCTGTGTCATTAACCATCATAAAAAGGATCAAGGTGCACAGAGAAAGAACTGAGTTTGTTTCATGGTAATGGGGGAAGTGAATGATGGTCATCATcaccccaccccacacacccacccctTACACCTTCGCCTCTAAGGTGTCGCGCACTGATTGCCACCTTTTACAACCTCCGTTTAATGGGCAAAATACAGGTGATCCTTGCCGAAACCCGGGATTGAACCGGGGACCTTTAGATCTTCAGTCTAACGCTCTCCCAACTGAGCTATTTCGGCACGTTGGGAGGGGGGAAGTGGGTTTACAACTAGTGGAACCGGTTCCCCGGTAACATATGCGATCATGCGATCATCCACTGGCTTATCATCATTCGCATCGGCAATCAGAGTTTTAAGTATGCACCTAAGATCATCGCGCCTATATATTATCACCGCCAATGCATCGTGATGTCAGCTTTACCGGCATACTAATGATTTACAGGAATGTTACCTTTTCAGTttgcaataataaaaaatactaACACAAGTCAGATCAATGAAGCAATTCAGAGATCAAATGAAGAGATCGTATCGTTCACTTCGTAAGAGGGGTCGTACGCGTACTGTGCCGTTGCCGTGGGTTTCTTCATGATGAATATAAAGTGatacatttcttcttcttcacaatGACCGGTACATTTCAACAGTGGCTTAGCCGCGACAAGCCTCACGCGATTTCTACTATTCTATTGAGTGTTTATATTATCAAAAACGATAACTATCGTGCCACCAGCTTTCGTTACACTCATGCTTTCGTTATCGGCTGCAGTGCATTTACCTTCCCTTAAAACATTCCAGCCGAGTGTCGGCCTTGACATCAGTTCCTGGTGGCAAATTTTAAACTTGAATTTCCAACATCGCAACATCCCTGGCCTCGCACGCTTGTCCCTcgccgtggccacaccgacATTAGAATTGGCAGGCGGTGCGGGTGGTAAAATCAGCTTGTCAGCGCAGGTCCTGTCAGGGTTAGGACCGTGACTTTCAACTTTCGAGCCTCTCTGAGTAGAACAGATGAAGTACTACCGGCACGTGTATTATCGTTAAAAAATTATTCTTTAAGAGTAAAGTTTCCGCATATTGCGGTTTCTTTGAGATAAAACTATAAAAATATAGAGCTTTTTACGTTTTATGTGCTACCTTACATCCATTCGGTCAGGCTAACAGGTTGTGGTAAGAGCATAAAACAATCGTGTTTATCGTGCAGCATTTACGTAAACCCTTGAAAGCTATTAAACTGCCAATAAACTACAGGGAGAGGGAAGTTTATCTTCAAGACGTTCCATCAGCAAGCGATCCCTTTCTGGTAGCTTTGGTCCTGCCGCTTCGCTTCTCTGAACCCCTAGCTCTTCTTAGCTTCAAAACGTGGGTACTTTTGCTAAAAACAGAagctctgtctctttctttctcacccAAAAGTCGCTAGTATGCGTGCCTCCATACACTAAAGGCTAGCCAGAGGTTCCTTCTAGCGTTCGCGTCGTAGAACCCTGAACACGGATAGCATGCCAGTTGCGATTGGTTGGCTTTGGGGGGTAATGAAAATTATAAACTTTTTCGTCTGATGAATTCTCTTCCACCAAATGGGGACGGGCCGCCAGGGTAAGGGAAGGGTGCTGTTCTGGCGAACTCCCCTTCCACGTGCCTTCGATACTGTCATCGTCCTGGACGACCTTTTGGTCCTGAGCCAACCAAGGGAACCGCAGCACCATGGCTGCAGCACAGCAAGTTATCGTCGTTGTTGATCCGTTGCGGTAGCTGGTGGTTCGTGGTTTGGCATTATTATCGGTGCTGGGTAAGGTTTGGTTGGCGCTGGGTTGGCCGGTAGGGCCGCGTCCGTGTTGAAATTATATTTGTCTAATCAATATTAGCCTCCAAATGAATTTCGTCGCCTCAACCACCCGGCGAGTTGGCTGCTAGTGCCCCCCGGATCGGACTTTCTAAGTACAGCAGACTATGTAAAGGCATAACGCCTTAACGGAATGGCACATCGTTCTGCTTTTGTAATGCAACCAATTGTTAATGGGAAGTGATCTAAAATGCTCAATGTGATGCTACGGTTAGCACATATTGACAGGATCAAGGACTTGGAGTACATCATTGGTACATCACTCTACAGCACGTTCTCGATACTACGCCACAGAAGGAGCTATGACCGCTTTCAAACAGTGACGGGCCCCCAAAATTCCTTTCcatgctctctttttctttctctctctctttctctctctctttctctcttttgtgttagtgttgttgtttctggcTCCAGCAGCGAAGGTGAACCCATTCATAACGCTATAGAGTAGAGTGATAGTAAACCGTAGTCGAATGGAAGTAACCCgttcgtgctggtggtggagttcGAAGCTTGCGCTTCCACGTGCCCCATTACCATGCCACATGTTGGCTTCGGGACATGCGGTTCGGTCTTCGGAGCCAAATCAAAACTAAACTGCTAAACCATTGCGGAGTATACCAAATCGAAACAGTGTCTCACCGAACCGCGTACGAGTCGGAGTGAAGGCGAAGGCGTAGTAACGCATCCACTCGTCAGTCGTCAGTGTTGCAGTATGTTGTTAGTTGTAGGCGGCCGTGTTCCGCATCTCTGATGTCCATGTTTGGAgcctgtgctgctgttgcaatgAGTGTGGTGTGTAGGGAATGTTAGATGCAAGATCATCTTCAACATCCAGTACCAACTTGTGTGGCTTAGTGTTGTTTGAGTGAGAGTGACGTTTCGGTGATAGTTGTTTTTGGTCTTGAACACCTCACGACGAGCCTTTCAAGTGGATTAAAAATGAAGTCATCAACATGATCAACTAGAGGCTTCCTTCGCATCAAATCTAACCCGGTAACGTATGTGTCATGTTAAGGATGTACGAACACCTCCGAATGCTTCGTCGTTGGCACATCGAACCTGAAGTTAGTGCCTGGCGGGAGCAGTAACACGGCGAAACAGTTGTTGCAGATATGATACCATTCCAATTGCTGCCTTGCGTGTCGGGTTGATTTTCGGAATGTTAGCGCGGGGGGTATGCGTGCAACTTGCTGTAAcaaaatctaacaaaaacGATGATTTACTGATTGATACTAATGATTGTTACGTTTCCTGTGGTGTCTGGTTTGGCCAATGAAAGGTGCTGGTTAGCCCGTGTCTATTAGTGGTAAGCAGCTGTCGGATTCTATCATGCCCGATCACGATATGATCTGCTAGCAAGAGGCTAGAACAGTTAGTACCTCGAGGTTCTAAGCAGTGTTCGATGTAGTTCAGGAAAATTTACAACGAGAAAACTAATTCTACAACGCGATCATGATTATCCTTTTCCATCATTGCAACGCTACGGTACCTCTTTACATTGTGTGCATGAAAAATGAGAACGGTAGAACAGCGAAACGGTTCGGCTTTCAACTTCCAACTGGCCCACTTGTTGTTTCACCAAATTAAGGCCCTTCTCCTATCGGATCTCATTTCCACTTTCCTCGGAATGTCAGCCTCATCATTATGCTTGTCGACGGTGCTTATCGATTGTGCAGCTAGCGGAATGGGGTTATTTATAAAATAAGTTAAGCAAAGTGTTCTACCGATTTCTGAAGCAAAGTGACTACCTAGTgacgaaaaaagcgaaagaaatctTGTCCAACGTGCTCCACATTTAGCTAGAAAAATCGTTAATCAACACGCATTTGCCAGAGGATTTTCTTATCACGTTGTAGTCTGCTCGTAAGCGAATATCCTTGCTGTGCGATCGGCCGTGTTGAACCGTAGGCCCTTGTTCATGACTCGCGCGTTTTTTGGGCGCGCCAACAAACCATCGGCGGAATGGCCTCGCCGGTGTGATAATGAaaggataaaaataaattgtttttgtCGATTTTCCGGGCGACGGCGGCGTTCCGTGCCGACGATGATATGCACTGATGACAGCAAACACCACCCACTGCCAGTCGTCCAGAGCATCTGCCTAATcggagtttttggaaaatttgagAATCCACCCGACGAAACCGAACGGTCGATCCTCAGTCGGTTGGCTACCGGTGAGCGAAAAGGTAACGGTTCCCGGTCCGTGGGACAGAGTGTAAATTAGTGCGCCATTTCTCCGGCAATTAAACATACGCTCGAGTCCATCAAACTccgttttggcattttttGGAGTGTCCATCAAGGCGGAACGTGTGTCTTGAGTAGTGATTGACGGAACGGTGATCACCTGAAA
This sequence is a window from Anopheles darlingi chromosome 3, idAnoDarlMG_H_01, whole genome shotgun sequence. Protein-coding genes within it:
- the LOC125953356 gene encoding uncharacterized protein LOC125953356; this translates as MNSLVLKRTLESMIRISHFVRLRLRLIPIVERLESQLIWVGSHSDRLSLNWSFSERRSSSIRFQQNIQYKMTKIAILALCLAAVLVAVECSSTGDCPAASKVSSCSPKCLTDRDCSSTGGKCCSNGCNLKSCVERTKLVQGGDKYSSGSGSYCGSTKCSSFEKCGVDPSTKRPKCVRA
- the LOC125953358 gene encoding uncharacterized protein LOC125953358 isoform X1 codes for the protein MTKIVTYQLVSLAIMLVAVECSSTAECPTPSTVATCTPKCSTDQDCVSIQGKCCANGCNQKSCIEYTKLANPDKFTSDVGTYCGNIKCNPFEKCEIDRATKRQKCVRA
- the LOC125953358 gene encoding uncharacterized protein LOC125953358 isoform X2 — protein: MLVAVECSSTAECPTPSTVATCTPKCSTDQDCVSIQGKCCANGCNQKSCIEYTKLANPDKFTSDVGTYCGNIKCNPFEKCEIDRATKRQKCVRA
- the LOC125953353 gene encoding uncharacterized protein LOC125953353, which codes for MARFMVKNGAAKVVLVVLLVLTSVIHGAPQKKPYEKLSALKARAEQLVEASKQQPAAGTEDQQHTDESEETLEQIQAKSAQYAYDTSVNDTINDHSIQRKEERNGLSLKGYYSYSDGFFKRTVHYEADDKGYRVVKELSIPIGNGPQVDPNGKADVSSSLTGSYSITADDIAKPQRKSASDEDEDEAAAAAEDEEEAEGDSEEQ